The Epinephelus lanceolatus isolate andai-2023 chromosome 12, ASM4190304v1, whole genome shotgun sequence genome segment gtttgtgcatctgatcaggatgcctcctgggcgcctcccagtggaggtgttttgggcacgtcccactggcaggaggccccggggcagacccaggacacactggagggattacatatctcgtctggcctgggaacgccttggggccctcgggaggagctggaaagctagggagagggatgtctggcgACATGGCCCCTGATAATCAGattaaaatggatggatggatggatggatggatgtgtttGGGAACTAGTGAGTATACAACTAGATAAATGAggcttggattacactgcacaagttttgtgagagtttgtaaacagatgtttcgatatagttttgctgttgttaaaagcgGTGCCcctttacttcaattcatcaagaattttctcagttgctGGATTCTCTTACCTTCGTGGaggcatgtgaaaaaaaaagttttcttgataaatttaatgtaacacatggtgagtaactgatacacaaatgattattttgtgggtgaagtattcctttaaaaaagtAGAAAATTGTTTTTGATGAATGTTATGTTTCCTCTTGCAGTGACAAGCTGTCGCAGAACGTTCCTGCCTTTTTTGGGCTGCCTTCAGAGACCAAATATGCCAGATATGATGGTTTGTCCCCTATTATGAAATCATCACATGAACTGATACGAAACATGTCATACAGCAGGTTTACAGAGGTGACTTTTCTTTGTTATTATCCATTCATAGTGGTCCCTTCAGATGTATGGGGAGATTCCAGACCACCTTCAGAATCACAGCTGAGCAGAAGTTTCCCAACAGGAGGTGAGCTGACAGGAATTAACCttaaaaacattagcatataTCTGAAATGCTGAACTCTGTAGTGTTGAACTGTCCTCCTTGTTGCagctcctcctccccttcctccaAAAAACATTCCATCAAGAAGTCATTACGGCTATTCTTCAGAATCTGCTGGtaaatttaactttaaaaacagcattttatatCAATTATACGGTTAAACCCAACAAGAGCTGTGATCTAAATGCTTCCCCAAACTCTTTGCAGCTGAGTTACCCAATGGAAGAGCGGCTCGCAGCTCTGCTCCCATCTACCTGAACGTCCTGTCCCCCGCCGCTTACCGAGGCTCCACAGCCCCTGACCTGGACGACGTGTTTGGCCCTGCGGATGGCAGTGGGGAAACAGTGTCCCCCAGATGGGTTACGTTCACCAATGACAGACCCCCGCCGCCTGATGAACCTGCACCCCCTCCGCCACCGGATTCTCCTCCTCCAGACACGCCCTCGtccaccccctccaccccctgCCTCTCTCCAGGACCGCCACCAAACGAGCCCCCGCCTTCACCTCCACCGTTTTCTCCCgggtctcctcctcctttcacgCCACCAGAATCACCCCCCTCCATCGTGCTCGGACCTCCTCCTCCAGATGAACCGGCCCCTCCCCTGCCTCCCAACTTCTCCCCCTCTAACACTCCTCCTATATGCTTCGACGACGAGGCAATCGATGAGGAAGTGCTTCAGTTTGCAGAGTACTCATCGTCTCCTGCCCCCATCAGCCCCATTCCCCCTCTGCCAGCAGAGCGAAGGTCTCCTCGGGCAGGAGTCATATCTCCCCTGGTCCTTGGGAGTGTCGGGGGAAAGAGGACTCCAGAGGGGATGCACCTGAGAGATGATATCCCAGACTTTGTGGGTTCACCCAGAGAGCTGACGCCGAGCTTCAGGGGCACGccacctcctctccctccaaCCACCTACAGGTCTATTATGTCTTCCCCGGGGCCCTACTCAGGCAGCAGTGAGTACGCTCGTCTCTTTCTAAATGTTTACAGTGGTTAATGACCTTTTGTTGAATCTCACCCACCTTGGTTATAATTGTCAAGCCTGTCAAGCTTTTGCACCTGGCAGTGGATGTCATCAGTGAGAAATATCCCAAAGAAAATAAGAGCAAATTGCCGGAATAATAGGTCTGAAATATCAGAGAGAAGTAGACAGGCTTAGCAGATTTTGTGGCATCCCAGAACCAGACAGACAGCTGctctgcttttttgtttttgctcctaaAAAGAGTAAGAAGCAAGAGGtgagtttttaatttaattgtagAACTGAATTATGTTAAAGTATCGCAAATAGTTCTTCgaattttttctttaattttggtCACAAGTCACTGTCAAACCCACATTTCGAATGAGAGCACACAGGACTCACTCTGTGAAAGTGTCATGAGTGGAAATGTTGGAGCTGGTGTTGAGTGATAATCTCTCTCGCTGTGATCTGAAGGCAGTGCTAACCACAGTCACTGGTATGTGCCGCAGGCCCCTCGTCCCCAGCTCGTCCCGCCACGCCTCAGTCTCGAGGCAGTCCGGtccctccgcctcctcctcctcgaccctcATCGCGACCAAAGCTGCCCCCAGGGAAACCAATCACAGACCTGGTACatgttcttttatttctttgacGCTGATTGCCCTTCTCTCCACtaatggctttttattgtgacaTTTAAATGACATAAATGAAAACTGATTATAAAAGGATAAGTTTGGTGTTTTTGGATGTTGacccttttccttttctttgtgtgtgtctaaCTGACttatgggaacaacaatttttgaagctGGTCCAGTATTCAGTGAGagcactgcagccagcagtggCGAAAAAGGCAATTTGCACTGTCAATGTATGTcaattaaaagtgtttgtttttgtcactgacaggctcagattgttattctaagtgtttgacaacattatggaaaggatccctacagagatagaccttcttattaaagagtaagatcacTTTTGTCCAACCAAAAACAGCCAGGAAATCATTATTGCCgaacacaccagactccatttaaataaacagtaattttaacattgtaaaacacacttcattcaaagtcaacggaaacaaaataaactcacaaagCCATCTAGATTTGTCTTTAAACTGTTCCAAAAATAGCCAACTATAGTTTGGTTGGAATGAAGCCTTAAtttacccagttagatgtgGAAATGTACTGGCtgtatacatgctaaaattactgtttatttgtatggagtctggtgggtgtgGCAATGGTGATTTCATGGCTGTTTCTGGGGACAAAAAAAGATCTTatgctttaacaaaaaggtctatctctgtagggatcctttgcATAATGTTGCCAGACACTTGTAATTACAATATGAGCCTTTcattggcaaaaacaagcacttagaGTCGCCATACGTCgatggtgcacaattgcccaGAGTGGTTACGTTGCAGCCTATTTCGCTGCTGCCAGCTTCAGCACTCTCACTCCATATTGGAcaagtttcaaaaattgttgttcccattagtcacttggacaaaaaaaaaggaaaatatggTTTAGGTTAAAAGTACTGGAGTTACCCTTTAATTTGATTGTTTCTTCTGTGTGCTGTCTCCAGTCTCGGCCCTTCAGTCCGCCAGTTTCAGGCAGCCCCCCGCCTTTCGCCCCTCTTGCCCGGGCAGAGAGctcttcctccatctcctccatcaccatACAGAGTGCAGCGTCCACTCCAACTTTAGGAAAGGAGCTCAGCATGTCCGCCTCAGGTACACTACCAGCAAgtcatcttttttctctttagcCTCACATCTCAGTCTGTATCCATGTTGTCTGTCTCTCATCATCGTGTCCTTGCCTCACGGTCTTGTCCCTCTCCATGATTCTCTTCTCCTCATGTCTCTGCTCACTCAGAGGCCACACAGCCTCTGGTATGGTTTGACCACGGCAGGTTTTATTTAGCTTTTGAAGGTGAGTCGAGCCAGTACGCTGCTGTAGTCCCACTAGTGCATGGGCTGAAAGCGCCTGCCCTCCTTTTACCTGCAGTCCTCTCAACATTAATGTTCACTGAGCCAGAATATTGCTACCCATCCCATCCCATGTCCTGCTCATTCACCCACAGTCTGGTGTCTAGATCGATGTTTGAGTttcaacttttttgtttttttggtttataCTCCCCACTTTATCTTTTGCGTAAAaccaatgactgtatataaagatggatgacgcatctccacttcctcccactgtgcaAAAATGAGGCCAAAATATCCCAAATGCTacagctgccatcttgcactggtgatgtcatttggagccagagtctgtgtagTAGCGATCTGCGTGGTATCAAGTGCTGTCAAACATGACCGCAAACCCCATTTTTGTAGTATCGAgtaacttatcagaaaaattgAACTGTAATTGAACTGTAATTGAACTGTagttttagtttggcccatgtttCATACGCTAACATGACAGGGGCGGGATTTATGACCtgcactgcagccagccaccaaggggtgatcaagatgttttggcatCACTTttagggagctgtcatgtcatccatctttattatacaaTCTATGCGTGTAGCCCATAGCTGCACATTTGAGCATATAGGGAAGGAGCCGAGAGAAAAGGCATAGTCAGAGTGTATTTTaggtgtattttgtgtgtgtgtgtgtgttttcaacaGGATGCTCCAGAGGACCCAGTCCGCTCACCATGGGACCCCAGGACACTCTGCCAGTGGCAGCTGCCTTCACAGAAACCATCAATGCCTACTTCAAAGGCGCAGACCCCAGCAAGTAGGCccacacagaacacagagacagtttTTAATGTTATACGTATCAAGATGCAGAGTCTAAGACCAAAACCCTGTGACTAGCATTGCCTGGGGATCCCTAGTAATTTGTAACAATTACGGAGGTTGTCTGTGATCCTAATCCCGTGCAAATCTGCCATGTTTGTAATTTGTCAGCTACTAATTCCACCACAAATTATCTGCCATATTTcgccaaacacagaggtcatttGATAACATTAGTCTCATGCAAACTGGCATTTCCTGctttggtcttttttttgttttctctgcgcCTTTTTTCTGCCTCTGAATGAAAGTATTGACACCATTTTGGGCGCAAAAGGCTCATGTCGCTACACAGCATGGAGTCCCATTTGCAGAAAGAGCAAGCTCAAATCCATCAGAGGAGCAAAATCTTGAAAGATGATGAAATGGATGACATGAGACAATGTGGCGTGATCGGTTCTGTTTGTTTAACTcgcatttaaaaacgaaaattttaaaaaaggaggTCAACACGGGACATTGccaccagagtcctgcacgaaTCTGATTTTCAAGACCCACTCCTGATCCAGTACCATGACATGCAATACCGTACAAGCGCCCGAACATATGACTTATTGGTTCCACAACCTGACGCGACTCATCAACACAAGATCTGCTGCAGGCCCCCGTAACCGCAAATCCTAAAATAACCATGCGCTGCACAAATAATTCAATTAGGCAGCGCGTTCTAAAGTGATCATTTTGGGACATTTCATACATGTGAaactataataatatatttttagaaTAGGGTGATTCAGACAATACAATTTCAATGAATATTTTTGCTTATACTCATGACACTGAGCACATCTCCACGGTTAACATGTGTGTAAGGAACACATCTGGTTGAAAGGGCTCTCAGATTCCAGGTAGCACAGAGGATGGAGCCGTTACACAAAGTCAGCAGTAACAGAggataaaaatctaaaaaaaactcATGTAATTATATTTATCATCCAACACTGATCTGACCTGCAGAACCGAAGCTGGAAATAAAACTAAGACAAAATACCACTCGCAAATCACCTTCTTTGCAGGTCACCCGCCCGATGCGAAACTCTGATCACAGCTAATGGTGCTGTGTAGTTTTTCTGTGTTGTGCAGAGTGGAGTTTCATGTGACTGTGTGCATCATATCCAGAGGAAAAAGTCAGTACATTTGAGTACATATCCCTTGCGAATGCGCCGCACGAAACAAAGATGTTGGGGGGTAATTTCTGAATCACATGAGGTCCCCTGGTAATACTTGTCCCGTGTGAATAGGGCTTAATAAAGTGAATACATTCCTGGCAGCTACAAACTGACTTTGCATTTCAGTTTTGACACTAAAGGGATTCTGGGAGTGTGCCTTTGTTCTGAGATCTGtctctcccctccctctgtcCCAGATGTGTGGTGAAGATCACAGGGGAGATGGTGCTGTCCTTCCCTGCGGGCATCACTAGGCATTTTGCCAGCCACCCTACTCAACCCGTCCTCACCTTTTGCATCAGCAACTACAGCCGGCTGGAGCAGGTCCTCCCCAATCCACAGCTGCTGTGCTGGTAGGAATAacattacagacacacacacacaaaatacatacaTGATATCCAAGTATCTAATTATGGTAATCACATGGCTGATGGAGTAACACGCTCCTCTCACCCCTCAGTGATTCCACAACAGACAGTAGCTTAGACACCAGGGAGTTCTGGGTGAATATGCCAAACCTGATGAGCCATCTGAAAAAAGTGGCTGAACAGAAGCCTCAGGCGACTTACTACAACGTGGACATGATCAAATATCAGGTATCAGATATTCATTTGTCTGTGTATGTAGTGGATCTGACTATCTGTCCCTCCATATTTCTCACTGTCTTGTGTTTCCGTGTTTCCCAGGTGTCAGCAGAGGGGATCCAGTCCACTCCTCTGAACCTGGCAGTGAGCTGGCGAGGCGATGCCAACAACACAGACCTTAGAATAGactacaaatacaacatggAGGCCATGGCCGCTCCCATGCCATTACACAACATCCAGTTCCTGGTTCCTGTGGATGGAGGCATGGCCAAACTCCAGGGCATGATCCCCCCCGCCACCTGGTAAGGACTCTTTGCCTTCAGTAGCTCATGTTAGAGCAGCCAAGGCCAATGTATCACCattaattggcgctggttaCTTATgttattgtggcgtatttattatgattatgaatacagtccatctgatgcctgttttgtttctgtttttcattgtttcatcACTAGTACAAAtacagctgtagccagtatctcactatcactatcctcattcatattttaagaagctacaaattaaaTTCAGCCACAAAACAAGAGCACTCGGAGAGTGAgaacctccgccaagcagctcggatttcccgccattttattattttatccacttcgcttcaaccgatccccaccaaaattttatcatctgtaccttgtcccattatcaacctttcctgaaaatttcatcaaaatctgttcagaacttttcgagttattttgcagacaaacagaccaacgccggcaaaaacataacctccttggcggaggtaataagccggaaaagctgcaaacagagtggaggtacagagagttgttgcatagagatgatacaccatctcatctagttgcattggtgtgaaccagcaggtttttagaacgttgcagaatgaCAAGTGGTTGCAAGTTTCAACTCGTCTTGACGCGAatgtttggtctgaactggactttacaGTCActccctggctgcaagtacactgctacatgtagctgcatgctaacatcagggaaacatgtcatcttggTTGCCCATGTCGTTAATTTCTCTCTGAattcggatcatattcctgctggaaaatATCCAGTTGTAAAAATTTTGCTTTAGAAACTTTTATTGGTggtttttcatggtaaaaaagTGTCACTATTAATCAGTACAGACATACTCTGGCTGCAAAGATGGTACAGAGATGCGGAGATCAGGGAGACCTGGAAAGGTACTAAAGAGACAGCTGCTAAAGCAGTGTGTGTTAGACAGAGGGTGAAGACAGGTGTTCCAGCAtggacagtatgaggaaaataaagtggtttatttttcttactattaaagcatgtaaacatgttctagtagaaaccaaTAATTCAAGTATGAGTCTGAATATGAACCTAGTATGTCCCAAGTGTCCTAAGTTTTGTATCCACTGTGGCTTAATGCATATCAAACTGCAACATGTCCTCTGTAATGTCGAATTTTTTTCTCCTAAAGGAATCAAGAGCAGCAGACGATACAGTGGAAAATCCCCAGTCTCTCTCATAGATCTGAAAATGGAGGTAAGTgttcatttttgtatttattcatgttCTTAGATAATATTCTTGCTAAGCAATCAGTCtcattaaagtttttttggTATCGGCAGTCTTTAcggtaacagaaacacaaaaaaaaagcctaTCAAAGCTGTCATACTATCTGTGTCCTAAAGGAGTCGGGGCTCTTCTGGGCCGGTTCCAGATGACAGAAGGTCCCTGTAAACCCTCACAGCTGGCGGTCCAGTTCAGCAGTGAGGGATGCACTCTGTCAGGCTGTGACATCCAGCTGGTTGGGACCGGTTATCGGCTATCGCTGATCAAGAAGAGATTTGCTGCAGGTCAGTTTGAGTATCAGAAATGTGCATTAGGGTCCCACTGCAGAATTCCAGGCTCGGCCCACCTCTGGCGCTGGGACCTATCTCCATCGTTACACCCCATAGTGGATAATTATAATGTTAGTAAATAAGTGTGTTATATGTTTAGGTGCCACTGTATTACAGGCTACAGAGTGTAAAGGGTTCATTTAGATGCCACATAACCTTTGCCACACGACCTCCACCAATACCACCAAGGTAAAACAATACAATGTTCATATTTCAATATAATTATAACTTATAAAGTTAGGTAACGTTAAGCAACAAACAACTTACGTATTAACCCACTGAGTTTGCTAATGTAAGTTAACATTACTGTATACATTATAATAGCTAGCTAACGTCAGCCAACATTAGCAAACTCAAGTTATTTGCTGcttaacaacaataataataataaggttGTATTGTTGACATTGGTGTTATTGGTGGAGGTTGTGTGGCTTATTCAGACTAATGAACGCATGCTATCATATCCCAATGATCATCCCTGGCGTACACAGTTTACTTCCTCCTCCGAGCTCAGGACCAGAAAGTGTCCGACGGGGGAGATAGGCCCGAGCCTGGAACTCTGCAGCTGGACCCTTCTCAAAATGTGTGTGACCTCTTTGGTGTAGTCACTCCTCCAGGCTGAACGTCTCCGCTTCTCTGACATGTTTCGTTTTGCTCCACAGGGAAATATTTGGCGGATAATTAGTGGGACCTGTTTGTGAACGGAACCAAAAGAATCAATGGCTTTTGACTGTGAAGACTATGGATCCATCCCATGTTTAGTGCATTCGAAACCTTATCTTTAGCAGATTAATTaacagaacacaaacacacagaggtgaTATTTGATTTCATGACATCACATTCAGTAGACTGACTGCTGCTGAGTTTATGCAAGTAAATACAAGTCATTAGTTCTGTGCACTTGAAACACATATGGGCTTACATGGAGTAAAACATAGGGAAACCCTGATTCTTTGTTCTCGTTAACATAATTGTGGATTCATACAGTGATCCAGCCTTATTCATTGCAGTTTCTTTGTCTAACTGGTTGTCTTTGCAAATGCACTGTAAAAGATAATGTGAATAGATTATATAATATTAAAACAATCTTAAACACGGTGGAAAAGActggaaaatgtaaaaataggTGTAGTTTAGAGTTGCTTTGCAGTTGTACTCCAATAAGTTTTAGGTTACATGGTAATATCtgatttacactgccacctcaaatcagatttttttcccaccacCGATCTTTATCGTTGTCTAGGCAGAATTTATGTTTCTGTGTAGACAGcctttaaaaatgtcacagcCCGTTCTGTCAGTCTTGTGATTGAAGGTGACTGCTCAGTTCACAGTTCAGAGTGACCCGCAGCGCTGGACTAACATCAGCACTCTTATTCTGAAGGTGCTTTTTATATGGAATTATATTTGTGCCTCAGTGTGGATCGTGTGATGGGGAATATTGAGCACAGTGAAGCTTTGCGTGCAAGCACATTAATTATATTTAGCAGAGAAATTATCATCATGCAAAGAATACAttaatttaaaggagctgtgtgtgACATTTAGAGCAGTAATGTAACAGCAAACCATTATTTGTGATGTAAAGATAGATTGAAGTAATGGCATCTCGAGCAGAGAGTGAAGTCacacttcctctgtgtgtgttgtaatctgagcttctctgttttttgttgtggtagacgatccgactgtgtgtgcgtgcatgtgagTGTATCCTGGCTAGCTTATCGccgccactctgcactgtgctcttacagtggttaccactgatATCGGTGCATCGTTGTCACGGAAGTGTAGCACCCACCATCTAGTCCTCCCCCCATGTGGTTGGCTCTGCATATATTTTCCTGCTTTTTTTGTCCTTTACCAatcactgttagctgctagctccttgctcagccacctccatgttgagagccatgtgcagacaatcccaCCCCAGTTCAACCTCAAAAATAAAAACGATTGCTTGAAAAGATACTTATAAGTCCTTGAATTTGACTTGTCTCTGTCTGTACAATCCCTGCCAtgtgagagccatgtgcagacaatcctgtcccagactctgaatcatagatatgctctatATGTCACATGTCGCTCCTTTTTAAgatgaaaaaattattttatgcTCCATACAAAGTGTCAGTAATTATTTATCTTAACACTGCACCACATAATTACTAATATGTGAAAGAGGTTGCTTGTACTGACAAAAGTTTAGctcgctgtttttgttttgtagccACAAACTTTAGTGTTTCTGTTGACTCTCACTGCTCTGTTATGTGATGatgaaattgttttatttttgtccaaAAAGCTCAGATAAACAGACTGTACACAAACTACCCAGAATCAAACAGCAGACATCAAAGTTAGCAGCCAGCTGGTGAACATTTTGGAATATTTAGCTGCTAAAAGGCAGATTTTCTCTCAGGATTTGgtgtagactgaaaacagagATGAAAGGAGGGAAAATATTGGACTTAGATCATCATCAGGTGGACAGAGACACGACTCCAAATGACTGCTGTTACTGAGTGTCAGCTTGATGTGTTTATAGGccactgtttgctaacaagttcaCCTCATCAactcacacagaaagtgttttacagGGTGCAAAAGTCGAGGCGGGcctgctgcctttttttttttttttctctcaatcaAATGCCGCtagtgaaaaaaaatgcttgctgcgcctttttattgttggaaggcaaccaccccatcacgtcCTTATGCGAACCTTCCCATGCGATCAATCtaccctttatttattttttatttcacagtaattagtatctagttcttaaaatgttgaggcagagggtacttgctgtagctctggttaagggtgagaggctgtcagtaaatagtttgttgggcacagggaaacggagatctgttttggtacatgagaccctaataaagagggtggatcatggggagtaccaccagtcggtccaggagcttcacctcgatgatggctgtttccaggcagattttaggatgactcaggggcagtttgacaacctgctgtctatcatcgggCTGTGggtagctctgggtatccagcaaccgttaccaccagtttctccttcattgtttaactgtaaacttgttgtcatgacagccacagaaggcccgcctctcagaTCATCTgactggacaatggggaaaaagcaTAGATGACCTGGGGCGCTTTTCTGctttgagttgaagttttttcagttCAAGTCAAgttcaacacaaaaacagtgagcaaaatgtttcattctcattaaaaacaattacaaaaagttgcctccagctgctaaaacactttctgtgtgatcggggccttaaAAGGtgataaaatgtcagtgttCACAGCTGTTTTCCGCTGCTCACAGGGGGACAAA includes the following:
- the LOC117271501 gene encoding SH3-containing GRB2-like protein 3-interacting protein 1; the protein is MMQGLKNRTRKALGLRKRDKDTDAASSPDKDGTGSRKKGNKKANGAPNGFYGEIDWDRYASPDVDEEGFSLRPGDEGDAASKGKHFFSSSESEDDEDSKKKFKIKIKPLVADSAKCVPPSMDELKASVGGLALSPSLRRSPRRSPGQIKRNLSCEEIARPRRSTPTPSPAPETPSDKLSQNVPAFFGLPSETKYARYDVVPSDVWGDSRPPSESQLSRSFPTGAPPPLPPKNIPSRSHYGYSSESAAELPNGRAARSSAPIYLNVLSPAAYRGSTAPDLDDVFGPADGSGETVSPRWVTFTNDRPPPPDEPAPPPPPDSPPPDTPSSTPSTPCLSPGPPPNEPPPSPPPFSPGSPPPFTPPESPPSIVLGPPPPDEPAPPLPPNFSPSNTPPICFDDEAIDEEVLQFAEYSSSPAPISPIPPLPAERRSPRAGVISPLVLGSVGGKRTPEGMHLRDDIPDFVGSPRELTPSFRGTPPPLPPTTYRSIMSSPGPYSGSSPSSPARPATPQSRGSPVPPPPPPRPSSRPKLPPGKPITDLSRPFSPPVSGSPPPFAPLARAESSSSISSITIQSAASTPTLGKELSMSASGCSRGPSPLTMGPQDTLPVAAAFTETINAYFKGADPSKCVVKITGEMVLSFPAGITRHFASHPTQPVLTFCISNYSRLEQVLPNPQLLCCDSTTDSSLDTREFWVNMPNLMSHLKKVAEQKPQATYYNVDMIKYQVSAEGIQSTPLNLAVSWRGDANNTDLRIDYKYNMEAMAAPMPLHNIQFLVPVDGGMAKLQGMIPPATWNQEQQTIQWKIPSLSHRSENGGVGALLGRFQMTEGPCKPSQLAVQFSSEGCTLSGCDIQLVGTGYRLSLIKKRFAAGKYLADN